One stretch of Brachyhypopomus gauderio isolate BG-103 chromosome 8, BGAUD_0.2, whole genome shotgun sequence DNA includes these proteins:
- the tmem237b gene encoding transmembrane protein 237B yields the protein MEMNNENFQSTRRRDLPPISHVQKREPRALPSLPSQDSADEMPVPKTKKKKLKRDVDPERRDVSHGEGGIEMGGMDIHNQSESKERLSPERHENPPQRKKKKKKAQITDLDGDQAGLFLNDDAQDQNAEEEPARKPKRRRVKPKVTETLSNNELAVEDDDIITDTQPPIPQHALFSAPQGPSQPVSKVFIERDRRFQPAERIDRSMASEPLDQNFMDIQSTWTTRDVSMKVHRGFRVMGLFSHGFLAGYAVWNIVVLYVLAGKQMSTLPNLLQQYNTLAYPAQSLHYLLLAVSTVSAFDRVNLAKASVATRGLLTLDPVALASFLYFSALVLCLSQQMTSDRINLYSSVNASLWLPGSEHTLLYPWIIVQLVITLLVGLAWVLLSTSPDVDYTEEFLMGMDIEFPKMEKGSITA from the exons ATGGAGATGAACAATGAAAAT TTTCAGAGCACAAGACGGAGAGACCTGCCGCCCATCTCACATGTCCAGAAA CGTGAACCACGTGCATTACCATCTTTGCCAAG TCAAGACTCGGCAG ACGAGATGCCAGTTCCAAAGacaaagaagaagaagctcAAACGTGACGTGGACCCAGAGAGACGTGATGTGTCTCACG GAGAAGGTGGAATTGAGATGGGAGGGATGGACATTCACAACCAGTCGGAGAGCAAAGAACGCTTGAGCCCTGAACGGCATGAAAACCCACCACagaggaagaaaaagaagaagaaagccCAGATTACTG atctAGACGGTGACCAGGCTGGCCTGTTCCTGAATGACGATGCCCAAGATCAGAACGCAGAAGAGGAACCAGCACGGAAACccaagaggaggag GGTGAAGCCTAAAGTGACAGAAACACTGTCAAATAATGAGTTGGCTGTGGAAGACGACGACATCATCACCGACACACAGCCTCCCATCCCCCAGCATGCTTTGTTCTCTGCCCCTCAGGGTCCCAGTCAGCCTGTGTCCAAAGTGTTCATCGAGAGGGACC GTCGTTTTCAGCCGGCTGAGCGTATAGACCGGAGCATGGCCAGCGAACCGCTGGACCAGAACTTCATGGACATCCAGTCAACCTGGACCACTAGAGACGTGTCCATGAAAGTCCACCGCGGCTTCAG GGTGATGGGTCTTTTCTCCCATGGCTTTCTGGCTGGTTATGCGGTGTGGAACATCGTGGTGCTGTACGTTCTGGCTGGGAAGCAGATGAGCACCCTGCCCAACTTGCTCCAGCAGTACAACACGCTGGCGTATCCTGCACAGTCTCTTCATTACCTCCTACTGGCCGTCAGCACGGTGTCCGCCTTCGACAG AGTGAACCTGGCCAAAGCATCGGTAGCCACACGGGGTTTGCTCACGCTGGACCCAGTAGCTCTCGCCTCCTTCC TGTACTTCTCCGCTCTGGTTCTATGTCTCAGCCAGCAGATGACCAGCGATCGCATCAATCTCTACTCCAGCGTCAACGCTTCCCTTTG GTTGCCTGGCTCTGAACACACGCTGCTCTACCCCTGGATCATAGTGCAGCTGGTGATCACACTGTTGGTGGGCTTAGCCTGGGTCTTGTTGTCCACCTCCCCAGATGTAGACTACACAGAGG AGTTCTTGATGGGAATGGATATTGAATTCCCCAAAATGGAGAAAGGAAGCATCACGGCCTGA
- the mpp4b gene encoding MAGUK p55 subfamily member 4, with protein sequence MSVGSYQNPRESKVRDMRPGTELGPDPLDPIDLGEMGLAQILSRVVEEVRDSMGSDTDSSELLHTLLSTLWLKALLKVYKCLRQYLSGSVGPCLSCVSELSLQIVSDLEELPSPSHNAMELHQLLTKPHLQALLSVHDVVGLKDYDPVLPPLPETLPADGEAVRIVCLIKNNQPLGATIRRDEKTGEIYLARVIRGGLAERSGLLRAGDRLVEVNGHAVFGLEPEQIIHILARSQGSIVFKVVPIGDKPLDTHTMLYVRTLVTYDPHQDHSIPCADAGLAFRKGDLLEIVDQTDALWWQAKKLPCSATCASLIPSPNLLKRKQREFWWSQPFKPHTGIQTLNTTDEEDDVTGVTSTQPEETEWEDIDVSVNSEGIYLAGFRRSLRLCRRRGAQGGGLFCSTRCHSSFYNTQAKPYEEVVCYQRLPEDRHRLIALLGPSGVGVNELRRRLMEINPKIYQGATPHTTRAPRRHEESGREYHFISRDQFEDMLYKNRFLEYGEYRHHLYGTTVEAVKTVLAAGKICVIDIEPHAIESVRTRELKAYIIYIKPPPFDRLKQTRTHSQLITGCCTSRPFKDEDFQKIEEAGRSMEQQYCQFFDHVIVNDGLQASCVQLLSAVRRAQDEPQWVPASWVTPADPN encoded by the exons ATGTCAGTGGGAAGCTATCAGAACCCCAGAGAGTCCAAAGTCCGTGACATGAGGCCAGGCACGGAGCTTGGGCCAGATCCACTGGATCCAATAGATCTGGGAGAAATGG GCCTGGCACAGATCTTGTCCcgcgtggtggaggaggtgcggGACTCCATGGGCAGTGACACAGACAGCAGCGAgctgctacacacactcctcagcaCCCTGTGGCTAAAGGCACTGCTGAAG GTATATAAGTGCTTGCGACAGTACCTGAGCGGCTCCGTCGGGCCCTGTCTGTCCTGCGTCTCCGAGCTCTCACTCCAG ATTGTTTCAGATCTGGAGGAGCTgccaagcccctcccacaatGCAATGGAGCTCCACCAGCTCCTGACAAAGCCCCACCTACAG GCTCTGCTCTCCGTCCATGACGTGGTGGGCTTGAAGGACTATGACCCGGTGCTGCCCCCGCTGCCCGAGACGCTGCCCGCCGACGGAGAGGCCGTGAGGATCGTCTGCCTGATCAAGAACAACCAGCCACTG GGAGCGACGATCAGGAGGGATGAAAAGACTGGAGAGATTTACTTGGCTCGAGTGATTCGTGGAGGACTCGCTGAGCGCAGTG GCCTCTTGCGTGCGGGAGACCGTCTGGTGGAGGTCAACGGACACGCTGTGTTTGGGCTGGAACCGGAGCAGATCATACATATCCTG GCTCGGTCCCAGGGAAGCATCGTGTTTAAAGTAGTGCCCATCGGTGACAAgcctctggacacacacaccatg CTGTATGTGCGCACCCTGGTGACCTACGACCCGCATCAGGACCACAGCATTCCGTGCGCAGACGCTGGATTGGCCTTCAGGAAGGGGGACCTGCTGGAGATAGTGGACCAGACAGATGCCCTCTGGTGGCAGGCGAAGAAACTGCCCTGTAGTGCCACCTGTGCTAGCCTCATCCCCTCACCCAATCTACTGAAGAG GAAGCAGAGAGAATTCTGGTGGTCACAGCCTTTCAAGCCACACACCGGCATTCAAACCT TGAACACGACGGACGAAG AGGATGACGTCACAGGTGTGACTTCCACACAACCAG AGGAGACAGAGTGGG AGGACATCGATGTTAGTGTTAATTCTGAGGGAATCTATCTGG CTGGGTTCCGGCGGAGCCTGCGTCTGTGCCGTCGCCGTGGGGCTCAGGGTGGGGGCCTGTTCTGCTCCACCCGCTGCCATAGCAGCTTCTACAACACCCAGGCCAAGCCCTacgaggaggtggtgtgttACCAGCGCCTCCCAGAGGACAGACACCGCCTCATCGCcctgctgg gTCCATCTGGAGTCGGTGTGAATGAACTCCGCAGGAGACTGATGGAGATCAACCCAAAGATCTACCAGGGAGCCACACCAC acactacaCGAGCTCCCAGGAGACATGAGGAGAGCGGTCGAGAGTATCACTTCATCAGCAGAGACCAGTTTGAGGACATGTTGTACAAAAACAG GTTTCTAGAGTACGGGGAGTACAGACACCACCTCTATGGCACCACCGTGGAAGCAGTGAAGACTGTGTTGGCTGCTGGGAAAATCTGCGTCATTGACATCGAGCCTCAT GCCATTGAGTCTGTACGGACCCGTGAGCTGAAAGCTTACATCATCTATATTAAACCTCCTCCGTTTGATCGGCTGAAGCAAACGCGGACACACTCACAGCTCATCACGGGTTGCTGCACCAGCCGGCCCTTTAAA gacgaGGACTTTCAGAAGATTGAGGAGGCGGGCCGTAGCATGGAACAGCAGTATTGTCAGTTCTTTGATCATGTGATTGTTAACGACGGCCTGCAGGCCTCCTGCGTGCAGCTGCTGAGCGCAGTCCGCAGAGCTCAGGACGAACCCCAGTGGGTGCCGGCTTCATGGGTCACGCCAGCTGATCCGAACTGA
- the zp2l2 gene encoding zona pellucida glycoprotein 2, like 2 produces the protein MFGMMLGAAVFVLFLFSMSVSNALETNALPMPQHWPGERSSFPINQHQNHVGQGVHNVQQVLPEDEQTSNQVPGASGTSQRCEVGESSRVRCGEVGIDPAACEALNCCYDPRRFILPYYGPMCYYAKAVTVQCTKDGQFVVVVARDSTVPRVAPESISLLGATHTAGSSCTPVDGNADFTIWQFSVTSCGTRMKMEGSDVIYENMMVSLFEVGVGARGMITRDSSFVLTFQCKYRATAVADLVMDVRTVPPPLPVSQLGPLRVELRLANGECTTKRCSDADRYGSYYTEADYPVTKVLRDPLFVEVRLVERTDPNIALVLNQCWATSSPDPSSNPQWDLLVDGCPFKDDKYLVSLVPVSSYSGVQYPTHYKRFVVKMFAFVEENTLLPLQEQVFIHCSTAVCQISATQTCTPNCGRRKRAVSRPLDPEVLVSSNEVLLVGYSPVSAEHQAKCEREVSDVFTYGLTGAALAVMGICGLLAAVYIRRLKPSCLHTTTQ, from the exons ATGTTCGGTATGATGTTGGGAGCGGCGGTATTCgttttgtttctcttttccaTGAGCGTTAGTAATGCACTTGAGACGAATGCTCTGCCAATGCCCCAACACTGGCCTGGAGAACGGTCGAGTTTTCCCATTAACCAACACCAGAACCATGTGGGTCAAGGGGTGCACAACGTCCAGCAGGTTCTCCCCGAGGACGAGCAGACCTCGAACCAAGTCCCCGGCGCCTCCGGGACCAGCCAGCGCTGCGAGGTGGGCGAGTCCTCCAGGGTGCGGTGTGGTGAGGTGGGCATCGATCCTGCTGCTTGCGAAGCTCTCAATTGCTGTTACGACCCAAGACGGTTTATTTTACCTTACTATGGACCCATGTGCTATTACGCTAAGGCgg tcacTGTCCAGTGTACCAAGGATGGCCagtttgtggtggtggtggccagAGACTCCACCGTGCCTCGAGTCGCCCCAGAAAGCATCAGTCTGTTGGGAGCCACACACACTGCGGGCAGCTCGTGTACGCCTGTGGACGGCAACGCTGACTTCACCATCTGGCAGTTTTCCGTCACTTCCTGTGGTACCAGGATGAAG ATGGAGGGGAGTGATGTTATTTACGAGAACATGATGGTGTCTTTGTTTGAAGTGGGAGTAGGTGCCCGAGGAATGATCACGAGAGACAGTTCTTTTGT GCTGACGTTCCAGTGCAAATATCGGGCCACAGCGGTGGCGGATCTGGTGATGGATGTGAGGACGGTgcctccccccctccccgtgTCTCAGCTCGGCCCCCTGCGGGTGGAGCTCAGGCTTGCAAATGGAGAGTGTACCACCAAAAGATGTTCCGATG CGGACCGGTACGGCTCGTACTACACGGAGGCTGACTACCCTGTGACTAAGGTGCTGAGGGACCCACTGTTTGTGGAGGTGCGTCTAGTGGAGCGGACCGATCCAAACATCGCCCTCGTACTGAACCAGTGCTGGGCCACATCCTCCCCGGATCCATCAAGCAACCCTCAGTGGGACCTGCTGGTAGATGG GTGTCCGTTTAAAGATGATAAGTACCTGGTCTCGCTCGTCCCGGTCAGCTCCTACTCTGGTGTGCAGTACCCAACTCACTATAAGCGCTTCGTTGTGAAGATGTTTGCATTTGTGGAGGAGAACACTCTTCTCCCGCTACAGGAGCAG GTCTTCATTCACTGTAGCACAGCAGTGTGCCAGATCTCTGCTACACAGACTTGCACACCAAACTGTGGAAGGAGGA AAAGGGCCGTTTCGAGGCCACTGGATCCAGAGGTCTTGGTGTCCAGTAATGAGGTTCTGCTCGTTGGTTATTCACCTGTTTCTGCTGAGCACCAAGCAAAGTGTGAGCGTGAAG TGTCGGACGTTTTCACCTACGGGCTGACTGGTGCTGCTCTAGCTGTGATGGGCATTTGTGGACTGCTGGCAGCCGTTTATATAAGAAGGTTAAAACCCTCTTGCCTTCACACTACAACACAATAA
- the cyp20a1 gene encoding cytochrome P450 20A1 — MLDFAIFAVTFVIILVGAVLYLYPSSRRASGVPGLNPTEEKDGNLQDIVNSGSLHEFLMGLHEQFGSVASFWFGPRPVVSLASVHQLRQHINPNRTTDSFETMLKSLLGYHSGAGVGGTEAVIRKKVYEGAINKTLEKNFPLLLKLVEELVGKWESYPASQHTPICAHLLGLAMKAVTQLAMGGRFADDGEVIHFRKNHEAIWSEIGKGFLDGSLEKSPSRKAHYESALAEMESVLKSVIKERSARGSAQFAFMDSLLQASLSEKQVIEESMVFTLAGCVITANLCIWAVHFLSVSEALQEKLHQELTDVLGDGPVTLDKIPQLRYCQQVLNETVRTAKLTPIAARLQEVEGKVDGHVIPKETLVIYAVGVMLQDADTWTLPYRFDPDRFTDESVMKTFSLLGFSGSQACPELGFAYTVAAVLLSTLVRRLRVHKVEGQVVEARYELVTTPRDDTWITVSKRK; from the exons ATGCTGGACTTCGCCATATTTGCTGTGACATTCGTTATAATCTTGGTTGGCGCTGTTCTCTATTTGTATCCG TCCTCGAGACGAGCCTCGGGTGTACCCGGTCTGAACCCCACTGAAGAGAA AGATGGGAACCTTCAGGACATTGTGAACAGCGGAAGCCTCCATGAGTTCCTGATGGGTCTGCACGAGCAGTTTGGCTCGGTGGCGTCTTTCTGGTTTGGCCCGAGGCCGGTGGTCAGCCTCGCCTCGGTCCACCAGCTGCGCCAGCATATCAACCCCAACCGGACCA CGGATTCTTTTGAAACGATGCTGAagtcgttgctaggttaccatTCGGGAGCAGGCGTTGGAGGAACAGAGGCGGTGATCAGAAAGAAGGTGTACGAAGGGGCTATTAACAAAACGCTGGAGAAGAACTTTCCTCTTCTGCTCAAG CTGGTGGAAGAGTTGGTTGGGAAGTGGGAGTCGTATCCTGCCTCACAGCACACGCCCATCTGTGCTCACCTGTTGGGATTGGCCATGAAGGCCGTCACTCAGCTGGCTATGGGCGGGCGCTTTGCGGACGACGGCGAAGTCATACACTTCCGCAAGAATCATGAGGCT ATCTGGTCAGAGATCGGTAAAGGTTTTCTGGATGGTTCTCTGGAGAAGAGTCCCAGCCGAAAGGCCCACTATGAGAGTG CGCTGGCTGAGATGGAATCCGTGTTGAAGTCGGTAATTAAAGAGAGAAGTGCACGTGGTTCAGCCCAGTTCGCTTTCATGGACTCTCTACTGCAGGCCAGTCTGTCTGAGAAACAG GTCATCGAGGAGAGCATGGTGTTCACCTTGGCCGGCTGCGTCATCACTGCCAATC TGTGCATCTGGGCCGTGCACTTTCTCTCAGTCTCGGAGGCGCTGCAGGAGAAACTTCACCAGGAGTTAACAGACGTGCTTGGAGATGGGCCGGTCACTTTGGACAAGATCCCCCAGCTCAG GTACTGTCAGCAGGTGTTGAATGAGACTGTACGCACAGCCAAACTAACCCCCATTGCCGCCAGACTGCAGGAGGTGGAAGGGAAGGTGGATGGACACGTCATTCCTAAAGAG ACTTTGGTCATATATGCTGTGGGAGTAATGCTTCAAGATGCAGACACGTGGACATTAccatacag GTTTGACCCAGATAGATTTACAGATGAGTCCGTTATGAAGACCTTCTCTCTGCTGGGCTTTTCAGGGAGCCAGGCCTGTCCTGAACTTGG ATTTGCCTACACGGTTGCTGCAGTCCTGCTGAGTACACTGGTGCGGAGGTTACGTGTGCACAAGGTGGAGGGCCAAGTGGTGGAGGCCAGGTACGAGCTGGTGACCACACCCAGGGACGACACCTGGATCACCGTCAGCAAGAGGAAATGA